Proteins encoded within one genomic window of Diceros bicornis minor isolate mBicDic1 chromosome X, mDicBic1.mat.cur, whole genome shotgun sequence:
- the VGLL1 gene encoding transcription cofactor vestigial-like protein 1 codes for MEEMRKTAVQMQRPVKTEWNSRCVLFTYFQGDISSVVDEHFSRALSNVKSPEGSSLSSQSEDVILRNDSDMPPNQWRFSSQWTKPQPEVSFANGAANCSLNESGPMAMDQYPPSLTASPSSQPGEMWHFSSLASPSSPDPGYSHAFSAGQLVPDPQPEGKYEPLLSLLQQDRCLAHPQESAMWEDCNSAQIAGSTGSLFNLPPSSAHYKKIYFPPDRGPASAGVAYEKSQSPERRKDLFFY; via the exons ATGGAAGAGATGAGGAAGACTGCCGTGCAAATGCAGAGGCCTGTAAAGACTGAGTGGAATTCCCGGTGCGTCCTTTTCACCTATTTCCAAGGAGACATCAGCAGCGTCGTGGATGAACACTTCTCCAGAGCTCTGAGCAATGTCAAGAGCCCCGAGGGATCGAGCCTGTCAAGCCAGAGTGAAGATGTGATCCTGAGGAATG ATAGTGACATGCCTCCAAATCAGTGGCGTTTCTCTTCTCAGTGGACAAAGCCACAGCCGGAAGTATCTTTTGCAAATGGTGCTGCCAACTGCAGCTTGAATGAGTCTGGTCCCATGGCTATGGATCAGTACCCACCGTCCCTGACTGCGAGCCCCTCCAGTCAGCCTGGCGAGatgtggcatttctcctccctaGCCAGCCCCAGCTCCCCAGACCCTGGCTACTCTCATGCCTTCTCTGCTGGGCAGCTGGTTCCAGATCCCCAGCCTGAGGGGAAATATGAGCCCCTCCTAAGTCTCCTCCAGCAAGACAGATGCTTAGCGCATCCTCAAGAATCTGCCATGTGGGAGGATTGCAACTCTGCCCAGATAGCCGGAAGCACAGGCTCGCTCTTCAACCTGCCTCCCAGCTCAGCCCACT ataagaaaatatatttccccCCCGATCGCGGACCTGCCAGTGCTGGTGTTGCATATGAAA AAAGCCAGtctccagagagaagaaaagatctGTTCTTTTATTGA